A region of the Acanthopagrus latus isolate v.2019 chromosome 18, fAcaLat1.1, whole genome shotgun sequence genome:
TCCAACTACAAAAACGACTATTCATTAGTAGTAGATGGACCACTggacagagaaaacacttcTGTTTACAATGTCACCATCACAGCCACAGATGAAGGAAGTCCTCCTCTGTCCAGTATCAGAGTCATCACTGTTCACGTTTCTGATGTCAATGATAATGCACCTCGATTTATGGAACCTGTGATTAATGTttatgtgaaagaaaacagtccCACAGGCTCCGTTATTAGCACAGTAACTGCCTTTGATCCTGATTTGGCCAGTAATGCAAAACTGATTTACACTTTGTTGGATACTTCTGCAAAAAACATTCCACTTTCATCAATGGTGAACATCAACTCAGAGACTGGAGATATAGTCAGTTTGCAGTCTTTTAACTTCGAGGAGTTAAAAACgtttcagtttaaagttcagGCCACAGACTCTGGTGTTCCTCCGCTCGGCAGCAACGTGACTGTGAACGTTTTAATACTcgatgaaaatgacaataatccAACAATTCTCGCGCCCTATTCTGAGCACGGCTCCATTAACAGTGAGAGCATCCCCTATTCTGCTGAAGCGGGATACTTTGTGGCAAAGATCAGGGCTGTAGACACAGACTCTGGATACAATGCGCTGCTGTCTTATCACCTGTCTGAGCCCAAGGGAAGCAACCTCTTCCGGATCGGAACCAGCACCGGAGAGATCAGGACTAAGAGGAGAATGAGTGACAATGACCTGAAAACTCACCCCTTGGTGGTGTTGGTCTCTGATAACGGAGAACCCTCCCTGTCAGCTACTGTGACTATTGATGTGGTGGTGGTCGAAAGCACGGCTGACATCCAGACTCAGTTCAGACATGTGCCCATAAAGGAGGAGAGCTTCTCTGATTTGAACCTGTATCTGCTGATCGCCATCGTGTCGGTGTCGGTCATCTTTCTGCTCAGTCTCATCAGTTTAATAGCTGTCAAATGCCACAGGACAGACGGCAGTTTCAGCAGGTACGGAGCCCCCATGATCACCACCCACCCTGACGGGAGCTGGTCTTACTCCAAATCTACTCAGCAGTATGacgtgtgtttcagctcagacaCGCTCAAGAGTGACGTAGTGGTTTTCCCTGCACCGTTTCCGCCTGTAGATGGGGAACTGATCAGTATAAACGGAGGAGACACTTTTACCCGGACTCAGACTTTACCCAACAAAGAGACGGTAGGTTATTCACCAATGTTATCCTAAAAACATAAAGTAATTAACTTACAGCGTATGAGTAATAATTTGGCGCATTTTGATGAATATTAACGCAGAAAGTCGATCACACTTGTTGAAACTTGAAGTGGTCTTTTTACAATACTGCAATTAAATGTTAGTAGATCTATAATATTGCTTGACTACAAGTTGTAACATGACTTCGAACTGTCTCAGAATATGTGACTCATGTTCCCTACTTGAAGTGCTGTGTCTCAAAACTAAGCCTGAAATTGTTTTGTGAGTAAACAACTTGTTCGTTTTAGACGAACATTCAAACTGGCTCAAAGCTTCTGACTATATTGAGCTCTCCGTGGTGCTGAACTTAGTTTTGTGCCAGTCTGTTGTAAATGTTGCTGCTTCAGAGActactgaaaacataaaataagtGATTAAATTATCTAAGCTGATATTTAACTTAATTTAAACAGCTATGTTTGTAACCTCATGAGTATGACTGGTATCATTCTGCTGTGATCTGGTGTTACCTAAAGTTGAAATTACTGAAAGGTGCTGTCCGTGGTTGCGGAATTCTGCATTGAGTTGTGGTGTCTGTTCCATCCTGCTGGTAAATCATGCTAGTTTCTTTGATTTATAATTGTTTCAAAGTCATTTCTTTATGGTTGCATTACATAATTGGTCCTTTGCAATAGTTTGTTTAGtcagtgaattttttttttttcttttaaatgtgattcTGGGTCGCAAGACTTTAAATTGTAAAATTAAGTTTTACATTGTGGACTTAATCACTCATGTCAttcataataatataaatgatcAGGGTTTGTAAATCTTGAATAGTATTTGTGTACCTATCATTCACCACATGATGTCGCAGGAGACCGTAGATATGAAAGTGTTGTAAATCTAaaactcctcctctctgtgggaAAAATTAAATCGTCATCAGCGATTAGTCCATTCGCGGAAGGTGCAGTGTCGAGAAGGACAGGGGgcgagacacaaaaacatttctctggACGCTGATAGCTCTACTGAGGATAAATGATCGTTtggattcagtttttttgttgcttcaaCTATGTATTTTCGACGACGGAAGGAATATGACTGGATTCACATTCTcgtgtttctttgtctctgtgactGGTCCGAGTCGCAGTTATCCTACTCCATTTCCGAGGAGGTGAACAAAGGCACCGTAGTAGCAAATATTGCGAAGGATTTAAACCTCAACATACAGGAGCTAGAGAACAGGGATCTACGTATTGTTTCGAGTTACAGTAAGAAGTATTTTGAGGTGAATTTGCGGACCGGGGACCTCTTTGTTGCCGAAAGGATAGACAGAGAGGAGCTTTGTCCCAATGTAGTAAAATGCTCGTTGAAAATACAAGCTGTTCTGAACAACCCAATGACTGCACACCGCATAGAGGTTAACGTTTTAGATATAAACGATAATTCCCCTGCTTTTGTTGAAAAGACGTATTCTTGGAATATTTCCGAGTCATCTTTAACAGGAGAGAGATATCTTCTTCCAGTAGCAGTCGATGCAGACATAGGCAGCAACTCAGTAAAGACCTACAAGCTGAgccaaaatgaatatttctcgCTTGATGTGCAGAGCGGTGGAGAACACGGTGTGTCTGCTGAGTTAGTGCTGCAGAAAGCTTTAGACCGAGAGAAACAGACGGTGATCACACTCGTCTTGACGGCTGTCGATGGAGGAAAACCTCCGAGATCAGGATCATTACAAATAATTGTAAATGTAATCGATGCCAATGATAACATACCCACTTTTAGCAAATCGCTTTATAAAGTGCGTGTTCGTGAAAACGCAGCACATGGAACCTTGGTAATAAAGTTAAATGCAACAGATTCAGACGAGGGAATGAACAGTAAGATCCTGTATTCGTTTATCAAACGAGGAAATATTGATCCTTCAAATATATTTGATCTGAATCCAGAAACAGGAGAGATCACTGTGAAGGGAACACTAGATTATGAAGAGACTCCTGCTTATGAAGTCAGAGTTCAGGCAAGAGATCAAGGCACTTCCCCTCGTAGTGCACAAGCTAAACTGCTGATAGAGATAATTGATGTGAATGACAATGCCCCAGAAATATCTGTGACGTCACTCATGACTCCGGTGAAAGAAGACGCAGAGCTGGGGACAATCGTTGCTCTGGTGACAGTGAGTGATAAAGATGGAGGAAACAACGGAATAACTAACTGTAAGGTAGTTGGCTCTGTTCCCTTTAAACTCAAGTCCAACTACAAAAATGACTATTCATTAGTAGTAGATGGACCACTggacagagaaaacacttcTGTTTACAATGTCACCATCACAGCCACAGATGAAGGAAGTCCTCCTCTGTCCAGTATCAGAGTCATCACTGTTCACGTTTCTGATGTCAATGATAATTCACCTCGATTTATGGAGCCTGTGATTAATGTttatgtgaaagaaaacagtccCACAGGCTCCGTTATTAGCACAGTAACTGCCTTTGATCCTGATCTGGACAGTAATGCAAAACTGACTTATAAATTGTTGGATAGTTCTACAAACAACATTCCAATTTCATCGATGGTAAACATCAACTCAGAGACAGGAGATATAGTCAGTCTGCAGTCTTTTAACTTTGAGGAGTTAAAAACgtttcagtttaaagttcagGCCACAGACTCTGGTGTTCCTCCGCTCAGCAGCAACGTGACTGTGAACGTTTTAATACTcgatgaaaatgacaataatccAACAATTCTCGCGCCCTATTCTGAGCACGGCTCCGTTAACAGTGAGAGCATCCCCTATTCTGCTGAAGCGGGATACTTTGTGGCAAAGATCAGGGCTGTAGACGCAGACTCTGGATACAATGCGCTGCTGTCTTATCACCTGTCAGAGCCCAAAGGAAACAACCTGTTCCGGATCGGAACCAGCAGCGGAGAGATCAGGACTAAGAGGAGAATGAGTGACAATGACCTGAAAACTCACCCCTTGGTGGTGTTGGTCTCTGATAACGGAGAACCCTCCCTGTCAGCTACTGTGACTATTGATGTGGTGGTGGTCGAAAGCACGGCTGACATCCAGACTCAGTTCAGACATGTGCCCATAAAGGAGGAGAGCTTCTCTGATTTGAACCTGTATCTGCTGATCGCCATCGTGTCAGTGTCAGTCATCTTTCTGCTCAGTCTCATCAGTTTAATAGCTGTCAAATGCCACAGGACAGACGGCAGTTTCAGCAGGTACGGAGCCCCCATGATCACCACCCACCCTGACGGGAGCTGGTCTTACTCCAAATCTACTCAGCAGTATGacgtgtgtttcagctcagacaCGCTCAAGAGTGACGTAGTGGTTTTCCCCGCACCGTTTCCGCCTGCAGATGCAGAATTGATCAGTATTAATGGAGGAGATACTTTTACCAGAACTCAGACTTTACCCAACAAAGAGAAGGTAGGTTACTCATCAATGTTATCctaaaaaacataaagtaatTTCCTTACTGCTTATGAGTAATAATTTGGCGTATTTTGATGAATAATAACGCAGAATGTCGATCATACTTGTTGAAACTTCAAGTGGTCGTTTTACAATACTGCAATTAAATGTTAGATCTATAATATTGCTTATCTACTAGTTGTAACATGACTTCGAACTCTTTCAGAATATGTGACTCATGTTCTCTACTTGAACTACTGTGCCTCACTACTAAGCCTAAAATTGTTTTGTGAGTAaacaacttgtttgttttagacGAAGAGTTGAACTAGCTCCCAGCTTCTGACTCCACTGAGCTCTCCGTGGTGCTGAACTTAGTTTTGTGCCAGTCTGTTGTAAATGTTGCTGCTTCAGAGactactgaaaacaaaaaataagtgATTAAATTCTCTAAGCTGATATTTAACTTCATTTGAACAGCTATGTTTGTAACCTCATGAGTATGACTGGTATCTTTCTGCTTATATCTGGTGTTACCTAAAACCGAACTTACTGAAAGGTGCTGTCCGTGGTTCTGAACTTCTGCATTGATCTGTGGTGTTGGTtccatgctgctgctaaatcaAACTTGTTTCTTTGATTTATAATCGCTTCAAAGTAATTTCTTCATGGTTGTATTACACTGTTGGTCCCTAACAAGAACTTGTTTAGTcggagaaaaaaatatatatatttaattttgattctGGGTCAAGGCTTCGAATTATAAAATTAAGGTTTACATTGTGGACTTCATCGGTTATGTCATTcataatatttttaaattatcaaGGTTTCTAAACCTTCGATTGAATTGGTGTACCCATCGTTCACCACATGATGTCGCAGGAGACCGTAGATATGAATGTGTTGTGAATCTAaaactcctcctctctgtgggaAAAATGAAATCGTCATCAGCCATTAGTCCACTCGTGGAAGGCGCAGTGTCGAAAAGGACAACAGCCTCCTCACAACAATATTCCTCTGGACGTTAAAATCTCTACTAGGATAAATGATCGTTTGGATTCAGACCTTTTGTTGCTTCAACGATGTATTTTCGACGAAAGAAGGAATACGTCTGGATTCACATTCTcgtgtttctttgtctctgtgactGGTCCGCTTCGCAGTTATCCTACTCCATTTCCGAGGAAGTGAACAAAGGCACCATAGTGGGAAATATTGCGAAGGATTTAAACCTCAACATACAGGAGCTAGAGAACAGGGATCTACGTATTGTTTCGAGTTACAGTAAGAAATATTTTGACGTGAATTTGCGGACCGGGGACCTCTTTGTTGACGAAAGGATAGACAGAGAGGAGCTTTGTCCCAATGTGGTAAAATGCTCATTAAAGATACAAGCTGTTCTGAACAACCCAATGACTGCACACCGCATAGAGGTTAACGTTTTAGATATAAACGATAATTCGCCTGCTTTTGTTGAAAAAACGTATTCTTTAGATATTTCCGAATCATCTTTAACGGGTGAAAGATATGTTCTTCCATTAGCAGAAGACGCAGACATAGGCAGCAACTCAGTAAAGACCTACAAGCTGAgccaaaatgaatatttctcgCTTGATGTGCAGAGCGGTGGAGAACACGATGTGTCTGCTGAGTTAGTGCTGCAGAAAGCTTTAGACCGAGAGAAACAGTCGGTAATCACACTCGTCTTGACGGCTGTAGATGGAGGAAAACCTCCGAGATCAGGTTCGTTACGAATACATGTTAATGTATTAGACGTCAATGATAATATACCCACTTTTAGCAAGCCGCTTTATAAAGCGCGTGTACCTGAAAATGCTGCAAGAGGAACAGGGGTAATTATGTTGAATGCAACAGATTTAGACGAAGGAATGAACAGCAAAATACTGTATACGTTTATCAAGCGTGGCACTGCGGATCCATCAAATATATTTGACCTAAATCCAGAAACAGGAGAGATCACTGTGAAGGGAACATTAAATTATGAAGAAACTCCTGCTTATGAAGTCAGAGTTCAGGCAAGAGATCAAGGCATTTCCCCTCGTAGTGCACATGCTAAACTCCTGATAGAGATAATTGATGTGAATGACAATGCTCCAGAAATATCTGTGACGTCACTCATGACCCCAGTGAAAGAAGACGCAGAGCTGGGGACAATCGTTGCTCTGGTGACAGTGAGTGATCAAGATGGAGGAAACAATGGAGTAACTAACTGTAAGGTAGTTGGCTCTGTTCCCTTTAAACTCAAGTCCAACTACAAAAATGACTATTCATTAGTAGTAGATGGACCACTggacagagaaaacacttcTGTTTACAATGTCACCATCACAGCCACAGATGAAGGAAGTCCTCCTCTGTCCAGTATCAGAGTCATCACTGTTCACGTTTCTGATGTCAATGATAATGCGCCTCGATTTATAGAGCCTGTGATTAATGTttatgtgaaagaaaacagtccCACAGGCTCCGTTATTAGCACAGTAACTGCCTTTGATCCTGATCTGGACAGTAATGCAAAACTTACTTACAAACTGTTGGATAGTTCTACAAAAAACATTCCGATTTCTTCTATGGTAAACATCAACTCAGTGACAGGAGATATAGTCAGTTTGCAGTCTTTTAACTTCGAGGAGACAAAAACgtttcagtttaaagttcagGCCACAGACTCTGGTGTTCCTCCGCTCAGCAGCAACGTGACTGTGAACGTTTTAATACTcgatgaaaatgacaataatccAACAATTCTCGCCCCCTATTCTGAGCACGGCTCCGTTAACAGTGAGAGCATCCCCTATTCTGCTGAAGCGGGATACTTTGTGGCAAAGATCAGGGCTGTAGACGCAGACTCTGGATACAATGCGCTGCTGTCTTATCACCTGTCTGAGCCCAAAGGAAACAACCTGTTCCGGATCGGAACCAGCACCGGAGAGATCAGGACTAAGAGGAGAATGAGTGACAATGACCTGAATACTCACCCCTTGGTGGTGTTGGTCTCTGATAACGGAGAACCCTCCCTGTCAGCTACTGTGACTATCGATGTGGTGGTGGTCGAAAGCACAGCTGACATTCAGACTCAGTTCAGACATGTGCCCATAAAGGAGGAGAGCTTCTCTGATTTGAACCTGTATCTGCTGATCGCCATCGTGTCGGTGTCAGTCATCTTTCTGCTCAGTCTCATCAGTTTAATAGCTGTCAAATGCCACAGGACAGACGGCAGTTTCAGCAGGTACGGAGCCCCCATGATCACCACCCACCCTGACGGGAGCTGGTCTTACTCCAAATCTACTCAGCAGTATGacgtgtgtttcagctcagacaCGCTCAAGAGTGACGTAGTGGTTTTCCCTGCACCGTTTCCGCCTGCAGATGCGGAACTGATCAGTATAAACGGAGGAGACACTTTTACAAGAACTCAGACTTTACCTAATAAAGAAAAGGTGAGTTGTTTGTAGTCTTTCAATCCCTTTTAAACGTCTGAAAAGCCCACGAAGTGCTTCATTTCCCGTTCTGAGTGTCCTAGTTTATCACAGTGCTACCTGCAGTCTGTCGCCAAATATCGTCTGTTGCTTTCACGTAGCTTAAAATATCTACAATATGACATAAATTCATAATTAAGACAATCTAGTGCatgttttatataatttttcattcacacagataAATGAATAGTATAAAGTTGGCAATATCCTGCCAGTTGGTTTGTATGGCGCTATCCGTAGTGCTGAAATCATACTAGAGTCGTCTTTGCCCTCTTGGGTCATCAATCCAGAAACTCTGGCATAACAGCCTTGAATCATGTTATCACCATTTTATTCCAGTCATTTAAAGCTGTGAATTAATAAGGTCTTTATACATCTTTGCTTTTAAGTTGACACTAATGTAAATCCATTCCGTTTATTACGTCCTGAGCTGTCtgcaaacagtaaaacatgatAGTACTGTTGACATTTGTCATTGACTATCTACACGTAGAATATTGTCTATGCTTTTGATCAAATGTCTCGAACATGTCTTTGATTTGCTTCCCTTCCGCAATCTATGAATATTTAGCGTGATGTTTTCTTCAAAGTTGTGTTTATACCATAAAGAATCCACTGTCAGACATAGACTGTGCTACTcgttattttatattttcatttttaagttgtAACGCGTGGGGTCGCTGCTGACCACATCTTTTCATGAGCTCGGCGTTTTCAGTCTCCTCCCTTCCGGGTGAAGCGTCACCGGGACTGCGAGTGCTTTGTGAGAGGAACACGGATGGCAATGAAAAGGAGACGAGTCGAGTGGACGGGATCAAAAATGTTGGCCGATCGAGTGCCGCTTTGtggataaatacattttgcatgtCGTCAGCTTCTTTTGAACCAGCGATGGGCAGTGGAAGGAATAAGGAAATTCTCTGTTGGCTGTTTTTCCTGTTTGCATCAGACTGGACCGCTGCTCagatttccttttctgtttccgAGGAGGTGGACAAAGGGACTGTGGTGGGGAATCTCGCAAAGAATCTAAATGTCAACGTCAGAGACCTGCAATCGAGGAATCTAAATGTCGTGTCTGGACACAGTAAGAAATATTTCGAGGCAAATTTTAAAACGGGGGACCTTGTTGTTAGTGAGCGAATAGACCGCGAGGAGCTTTGTCCAAACGCTGTAAAATGCACGCTAAACTTAGAAGCCATACTGAGCGATCCTATGGTACTCCACCGCATCGAGGTCGTCATTGTTGATGTAAATGATAATGCACCTACCTTCGTGGAGAAGTCATATTCACTCAACATATCTGAATCGTCACCTACGGGCGAACGCTTCTTGCTTCCCCTGGCTATTGATGCAGACACGGGAAGCAATTCAGTCAACACTTACAGGCTGAGTCAAAATGAATACTTCTCTCTAGACGTACAGAGCGGCGGAGAGCATAGTGTATCTGCTGAGTTAGTGCAGTTAAAAGCTTTGGATCGTGAAAAACAAGCTGTCATTAAATTAACGCTGACAGCTGTAGATGGAGGAAAGCCTCCTAAAACAGGAAGCTTacacataaatgtaaatgttctggACGCCAATGATAACACGCCGTCATTCAGTAAAACACTCTACAAGGCACGGGTCAACGAAAATGCGATAGCTGGATCATTGGTGATTCAAGTGAGTGCCACAGATTTAGACGAAGGGGACAACGGGAGGGTTATTTACTCTTTTGTCAAGCGTGGGAACTTCAATCCcgcagatgtgtttttaataaatgcagAGAGTGGGGAGATCACGGTGAAGGGTGATTTGGATTACGAAGCACAGCCAGCATATGAAATTCATGTAAAAGCAACAGACCGAGGGTTTTCGCCTCGAAGTACAAATGGaaagctgctggtggaggtAGTCGATGTGAACGACAATGCCCCGGAAATCGTGGTGACGTCACTCATGAATCCCGTTAAAGAAGATGCTGAGATAGGAAGCGTTGTGGCTTCAGTGACAGTGACTGATAAAGATGGCGGAAAAAACGGACAAACTCACTGCAAACTGATTGGTTCTGCGCCTTTTAAGCTCATATCCAATTATAAAAATTATTACTCTTTAGTTGTAGACGGACTTCTTGACAGAGAAGCGCGTTCTTCGTACGATGTGACGATTGCAGCCGCTGATGAAGGAACCCCACCTCTTTCTAGCACTGGTGTTATTACTGTTCAGGTCTCTGATGTCAATGATAACGCGCCAGTTTTCCCCGAACCCGTGattaatatttatgtaaaagaaaacagtcctGTTGGAGCACGTATCTACACGATAACTGCAGTCGATCCTGATACAAATGAAAACGCTAGAGTGACATATTCATTAGAAGGTGATTCAAAAAATATTCCTATAACATCTGTTGTAAACATCAACTCAGAGACTGGAGATATAGTCAGTCTGCAGTCTTTTAACTTCGAGGAGACAAAAACgtttcagtttaaagttcagGCCACAGACTCTGGTGTTCCTCCGCTCAGCAGCAACGTGACTGTGAACGTTTTAATACTcgatgaaaatgacaataatccAACAATTCTCGCGCCCTATTCTGAGCACGGCTCCGTTAACAGTGAGAGCATCCCCTATTCTGCTGAAGCGGGATACTTTGTGGCAAAGATCAGGGCTGTAGACGCAGACTCTGGATACAATGCGCTGCTGTCTTATCACCTGTCTGAGCCCAAAGGAAACAACCTGTTCCGGATCGGAACCAGCAGCGGAGAGATCAGGACTAAGAGGAGAATGAGTGACAATGACCTGAAAACTCACCCCTTGGTGGTGTTGGTCTCTGATAACGGAGAACCCTCCCTGTCAGCTACTGTGACTATCGATGTGGTGGTGGTTGAAAGCACAGCTGACATTCAGACTCAGTTCAGACATGTGCCCATAAAGGAGGAGAGCTTTTCTGATTTGAACCTGTATCTGCTGATCGCCATCGTGTCGGTGTCAGTCATCTTTCTGCTCAGTCTCATCAGTTTAATAGCTGTCAAATGCCACAGGACAGACAGCAATTTCAGCAGGTACGGAGCCCCCATGATCACCACCCACCCTGACGGGAGCTGGTCTTACTCCAAATCTACTCAGCAGTATGacgtgtgtttcagctcagacaCGCTCAAGAGTGACGTAGTGGTTTTCCCCGCACCGTTTCCGCCTGCAGATGGGGAACTGATCAGTATAAATGGAGGAGACACTTTTACCAGAACTCAGACTTTACCTAATAAAGAGAAGGTGAGTTGTTTGTAACTTAAGAGTCGATTTCGGACATATTTCATCTGCAGTTGTGAAAACAACGTGATACAAAGTGATTCTTTGACGGATATAATTGTAATTCATCAATACATGACAAGTGTTTCccagaaaatacatttactaGTATGATGTTGAATACTTGAGACTTTGTGTGGGATATTACTAAAAGCAGGTGCTTAATAATAGTATTTGAAGCATAGAAGATGGTCAAATGAGAGCTCTGTTGTGGTGCTAACTTGCATGGACGCTGTCCATGGTTCTGAAAGCTGGATGGCGTTAATGCGTGTGTGAACAAAAGCTGCCGTGCTTTGTTAAAACCTGAATAACAGactgtatttcatgttttttacg
Encoded here:
- the LOC119007749 gene encoding protocadherin alpha-2-like isoform X9; this translates as MYFRRRKEYDWIHILVFLCLCDWSESQLSYSISEEVNKGTVVANIAKDLNLNIQELENRDLRIVSSYSKKYFEVNLRTGDLFVAERIDREELCPNVVKCSLKIQAVLNNPMTAHRIEVNVLDINDNSPAFVEKTYSWNISESSLTGERYLLPVAVDADIGSNSVKTYKLSQNEYFSLDVQSGGEHGVSAELVLQKALDREKQTVITLVLTAVDGGKPPRSGSLQIIVNVIDANDNIPTFSKSLYKVRVRENAAHGTLVIKLNATDSDEGMNSKILYSFIKRGNIDPSNIFDLNPETGEITVKGTLDYEETPAYEVRVQARDQGTSPRSAQAKLLIEIIDVNDNAPEISVTSLMTPVKEDAELGTIVALVTVSDKDGGNNGITNCKVVGSVPFKLKSNYKNDYSLVVDGPLDRENTSVYNVTITATDEGSPPLSSIRVITVHVSDVNDNSPRFMEPVINVYVKENSPTGSVISTVTAFDPDLDSNAKLTYKLLDSSTNNIPISSMVNINSETGDIVSLQSFNFEELKTFQFKVQATDSGVPPLSSNVTVNVLILDENDNNPTILAPYSEHGSVNSESIPYSAEAGYFVAKIRAVDADSGYNALLSYHLSEPKGNNLFRIGTSSGEIRTKRRMSDNDLKTHPLVVLVSDNGEPSLSATVTIDVVVVESTADIQTQFRHVPIKEESFSDLNLYLLIAIVSVSVIFLLSLISLIAVKCHRTDGSFSRYGAPMITTHPDGSWSYSKSTQQYDVCFSSDTLKSDVVVFPAPFPPADAELISINGGDTFTRTQTLPNKEKPKVPSADWRYSASLRAGGVMQSSVHMEESSVMQGAQGVLVQNWPTASSAADAEGGEVSPPMGAGVDSNSWHFRYGPGGPGAPPQHLKPGEVPPEAFIIPGSPAIISIRQNQGGEDDKSDFITFGKKEEAKKKKKKKKEKKDKKDKGKDDGDE
- the LOC119007749 gene encoding protocadherin alpha-2-like isoform X11, producing the protein MYFRRKKEYVWIHILVFLCLCDWSASQLSYSISEEVNKGTIVGNIAKDLNLNIQELENRDLRIVSSYSKKYFDVNLRTGDLFVDERIDREELCPNVVKCSLKIQAVLNNPMTAHRIEVNVLDINDNSPAFVEKTYSLDISESSLTGERYVLPLAEDADIGSNSVKTYKLSQNEYFSLDVQSGGEHDVSAELVLQKALDREKQSVITLVLTAVDGGKPPRSGSLRIHVNVLDVNDNIPTFSKPLYKARVPENAARGTGVIMLNATDLDEGMNSKILYTFIKRGTADPSNIFDLNPETGEITVKGTLNYEETPAYEVRVQARDQGISPRSAHAKLLIEIIDVNDNAPEISVTSLMTPVKEDAELGTIVALVTVSDQDGGNNGVTNCKVVGSVPFKLKSNYKNDYSLVVDGPLDRENTSVYNVTITATDEGSPPLSSIRVITVHVSDVNDNAPRFIEPVINVYVKENSPTGSVISTVTAFDPDLDSNAKLTYKLLDSSTKNIPISSMVNINSVTGDIVSLQSFNFEETKTFQFKVQATDSGVPPLSSNVTVNVLILDENDNNPTILAPYSEHGSVNSESIPYSAEAGYFVAKIRAVDADSGYNALLSYHLSEPKGNNLFRIGTSTGEIRTKRRMSDNDLNTHPLVVLVSDNGEPSLSATVTIDVVVVESTADIQTQFRHVPIKEESFSDLNLYLLIAIVSVSVIFLLSLISLIAVKCHRTDGSFSRYGAPMITTHPDGSWSYSKSTQQYDVCFSSDTLKSDVVVFPAPFPPADAELISINGGDTFTRTQTLPNKEKPKVPSADWRYSASLRAGGVMQSSVHMEESSVMQGAQGVLVQNWPTASSAADAEGGEVSPPMGAGVDSNSWHFRYGPGGPGAPPQHLKPGEVPPEAFIIPGSPAIISIRQNQGGEDDKSDFITFGKKEEAKKKKKKKKEKKDKKDKGKDDGDE
- the LOC119007749 gene encoding protocadherin alpha-13-like isoform X2, translating into MSSASFEPAMGSGRNKEILCWLFFLFASDWTAAQISFSVSEEVDKGTVVGNLAKNLNVNVRDLQSRNLNVVSGHSKKYFEANFKTGDLVVSERIDREELCPNAVKCTLNLEAILSDPMVLHRIEVVIVDVNDNAPTFVEKSYSLNISESSPTGERFLLPLAIDADTGSNSVNTYRLSQNEYFSLDVQSGGEHSVSAELVQLKALDREKQAVIKLTLTAVDGGKPPKTGSLHINVNVLDANDNTPSFSKTLYKARVNENAIAGSLVIQVSATDLDEGDNGRVIYSFVKRGNFNPADVFLINAESGEITVKGDLDYEAQPAYEIHVKATDRGFSPRSTNGKLLVEVVDVNDNAPEIVVTSLMNPVKEDAEIGSVVASVTVTDKDGGKNGQTHCKLIGSAPFKLISNYKNYYSLVVDGLLDREARSSYDVTIAAADEGTPPLSSTGVITVQVSDVNDNAPVFPEPVINIYVKENSPVGARIYTITAVDPDTNENARVTYSLEGDSKNIPITSVVNINSETGDIVSLQSFNFEETKTFQFKVQATDSGVPPLSSNVTVNVLILDENDNNPTILAPYSEHGSVNSESIPYSAEAGYFVAKIRAVDADSGYNALLSYHLSEPKGNNLFRIGTSSGEIRTKRRMSDNDLKTHPLVVLVSDNGEPSLSATVTIDVVVVESTADIQTQFRHVPIKEESFSDLNLYLLIAIVSVSVIFLLSLISLIAVKCHRTDSNFSRYGAPMITTHPDGSWSYSKSTQQYDVCFSSDTLKSDVVVFPAPFPPADGELISINGGDTFTRTQTLPNKEKPKVPSADWRYSASLRAGGVMQSSVHMEESSVMQGAQGVLVQNWPTASSAADAEGGEVSPPMGAGVDSNSWHFRYGPGGPGAPPQHLKPGEVPPEAFIIPGSPAIISIRQNQGGEDDKSDFITFGKKEEAKKKKKKKKEKKDKKDKGKDDGDE